In one window of Hevea brasiliensis isolate MT/VB/25A 57/8 chromosome 10, ASM3005281v1, whole genome shotgun sequence DNA:
- the LOC131183786 gene encoding methylmalonate-semialdehyde dehydrogenase [acylating], mitochondrial-like isoform X2: MEYMGQYKMLPPESGTFQDREELIKYVRDFGASQGYVVTIKKSRKDRRVILGCDRGGVYRNRRKIEESQRKRKACSRLINCPFEAIGKKEDDVWVLTIKNGDHNHEPLKDMSEHPYSRRFSEEEVRQIKMMTDAGVKPRQVLKALKQSNPELQSTPRHLYNLKAKIRLGNLSEKSLKSWRPNRSVPVNTRTTSSEGSLKQNNQPLKVPNFIGGKFVESQGSTIIDVINPATQEVVSEVPLTTYEEFKDAVIAAKKAFPSWKNTPIATRQRIMFKLQELIHRDMDKLAMNITLEQGKTLKGAQGDVLRGLEVVEHACGMATLQMGEFVPNACNGIDTYCIREPLGVCAGICPFNFPAMIPLWMFPIAVTCGNTFVLKPCEKNPGASMILAALAMEAGLPDGVLNIVHGTNDIVNYICDDDDIKAISFIGSDIAGMHIHARAAARGKRVQSNIGGKNHAIIMPDASMDDTLNALVAAGFGAAGQRCMALSTAIFVGGSVAWEDELVERAKALKVNAGTDPTADIGPVISKEVKDRICRLVQSGVDNGARLLLDGRNIVVPGYEKGSFVGPIILCDVTVNMDCYKEEIFGPVLLCMQADSLEEAITIVNKNRYGNGASIFTSSGVAARKFQNDIDAGMSIEGMGMCLPILLCGIHYRERLCTAKQDVLMVVFLESVSLNCISISDMEWV; the protein is encoded by the exons ATGGAGTATATGGGTCAGTATAAAATGCTTCCTCCAGAATCTGGAACTTTTCAAGATCGTGAAGAGCTCATAAAATATGTTCGTGACTTTGGGGCTAGTCAAGGATATGTGGTAACCATTAAAAAGTCTAGGAAGGACCGGAGAGTTATCCTTGGTTGTGATAGAGGAGGTGTTTATCGTAATAGGCGCAAGATTGAAGAAAGCCAGCGTAAAAGAAAAGCATGTTCACGGCTTATAAATTGTCCATTTGAAGCAATTGGTAAGAAGGAAGATGATGTGTGGGTACTTACTATTAAAAATGGAGACCACAACCATGAACCTTTAAAAGACATGTCAGAGCATCCTTATAGTCGTCgattttctgaagaggaggttaGGCAAATTAAAATGATGACTGATGCTGGTGTAAAACCGCGACAAGTCCTGAAAGCACTTAAGCAAAGCAATCCTGAGTTGCAGTCAACACCTAGACATTTGTACAACCTCAAAGCTAAGATTCGTCTAGGAAATTTATCAG AGAAAAGTTTGAAGTCATGGAGACCTAACAGGTCTGTTCCTGTAAACACAAGGACTACTTCCTCTGAAGGGTCGCTAAAGCAAAACAACCAGCCT CTGAAAGTTCCTAATTTTATTGGAGGAAAATTTGTCGAGTCACAAGGGTCTACTATAATTGATGTGATAAATCCT GCAACACAAGAGGTTGTTTCTGAAGTTCCGTTAACCACCTATGAAGAGTTCAAGGATGCAGTTATTGCAGCAAAGAAAGCTTTTCCTTCATGGAAGAACACCCCAATTGCCACTCGTCAACGCATCATGTTCAAACTCCAGGAGCTTATTCACAGGGATATG GATAAGCTTGCAATGAATATTACCTTAGAACAGGGTAAGACACTCAAAGGTGCCCAGGGTGATGTACTTCGTGGTTTAG AGGTAGTTGAGCATGCCTGTGGAATGGCAACTTTGCAAATGGGGGAGTTTGTTCCTAATGCATGCAATGGAATTGATACGTACTGCATTAGAGAACCACTTGGTGTTTGTGCTGGGATATGCCCTTTTAACTTTCCAGCTATGATTCCCTTGTGG ATGTTCCCCATTGCTGTTACATGTGGAAATACATTTGTTCTTAAGCCATGTGAGAAAAATCCAG GGGCCTCAATGATACTTGCAGCACTGGCTATGGAGGCTGGTTTGCCTGATGGTGTCTTAAATATTGTTCATGGCACCAAT GATATTGTTAATTACATATGTGATGACGATGATATAAAAGCTATATCATTCATTGGTTCAGACATT GCTGGCATGCACATACATGCTAGGGCAGCTGCTAGAGGCAAACGTGTTCAG TCCAATATAGGAGGAAAAAATCATGCAATTATCATGCCGGACGCAAGCATGGATGATACTTTGAATGCTTTGGTCGCTGCTGGTTTTGGTGCTGCAGGACAACGGTGTATGGCTCTGAGCACAGCTATTTTTGTTGGAGGATCAGTAGCATG GGAAGACGAACTTGTGGAGCGTGCAAAAGCACTTAAAGTGAATGCAGGCACTGATCCTACTGCAGACATTGGTCCAGTGATTAGCAAAGAG GTAAAGGATCGCATATGCAGATTAGTTCAGAGTGGGGTTGACAATGGTGCTAGGCTTCTTCTTGATGGGAGAAACATTGTG GTTCCAGGATATGAGAAAGGAAGTTTTGTTGGTCCTATTATCTTATGTGATGTGACGGTCAACATGGATTGCTACAAG GAAGAAATTTTTGGCCCAGTTCTTCTTTGTATGCAG GCTGACAGTCTAGAAGAGGCTATAACCATTGTAAATAAAAACAG GTATGGTAATGGAGCATCAATATTTACATCATCTGGTGTTGCTGCAAGAAAGTTCCAGAATGATATTGACGCTGGGATG TCAATCGAAGGAATGGGAATGTGCCTTCCTATCCTGCTGTGTGGGATTCATTATAGAGAGAGATTGTGTACAGCTAAACAGGATGTGCTCATGGTAGTCTTTCTTGAGTCTGTAAGTTTGAACTGCATATCAATTTCCGACATGGAATGGGTATGA
- the LOC131183786 gene encoding methylmalonate-semialdehyde dehydrogenase [acylating], mitochondrial-like isoform X1: MEYMGQYKMLPPESGTFQDREELIKYVRDFGASQGYVVTIKKSRKDRRVILGCDRGGVYRNRRKIEESQRKRKACSRLINCPFEAIGKKEDDVWVLTIKNGDHNHEPLKDMSEHPYSRRFSEEEVRQIKMMTDAGVKPRQVLKALKQSNPELQSTPRHLYNLKAKIRLGNLSEKSLKSWRPNRSVPVNTRTTSSEGSLKQNNQPLKVPNFIGGKFVESQGSTIIDVINPATQEVVSEVPLTTYEEFKDAVIAAKKAFPSWKNTPIATRQRIMFKLQELIHRDMDKLAMNITLEQGKTLKGAQGDVLRGLEVVEHACGMATLQMGEFVPNACNGIDTYCIREPLGVCAGICPFNFPAMIPLWMFPIAVTCGNTFVLKPCEKNPGASMILAALAMEAGLPDGVLNIVHGTNDIVNYICDDDDIKAISFIGSDIAGMHIHARAAARGKRVQSNIGGKNHAIIMPDASMDDTLNALVAAGFGAAGQRCMALSTAIFVGGSVAWEDELVERAKALKVNAGTDPTADIGPVISKEVKDRICRLVQSGVDNGARLLLDGRNIVVPGYEKGSFVGPIILCDVTVNMDCYKEEIFGPVLLCMQADSLEEAITIVNKNRYGNGASIFTSSGVAARKFQNDIDAGMVGINVPVPVPVPFSSSNEPKASFTGDLNFCGKTSVQFYTQIKTVAQQWGGLPSLGVSLSILTSFDVEANQGISSAPERGLPNERVSPNMSIASERDSPKHGELLPGFTKLGSIIYATNS, translated from the exons ATGGAGTATATGGGTCAGTATAAAATGCTTCCTCCAGAATCTGGAACTTTTCAAGATCGTGAAGAGCTCATAAAATATGTTCGTGACTTTGGGGCTAGTCAAGGATATGTGGTAACCATTAAAAAGTCTAGGAAGGACCGGAGAGTTATCCTTGGTTGTGATAGAGGAGGTGTTTATCGTAATAGGCGCAAGATTGAAGAAAGCCAGCGTAAAAGAAAAGCATGTTCACGGCTTATAAATTGTCCATTTGAAGCAATTGGTAAGAAGGAAGATGATGTGTGGGTACTTACTATTAAAAATGGAGACCACAACCATGAACCTTTAAAAGACATGTCAGAGCATCCTTATAGTCGTCgattttctgaagaggaggttaGGCAAATTAAAATGATGACTGATGCTGGTGTAAAACCGCGACAAGTCCTGAAAGCACTTAAGCAAAGCAATCCTGAGTTGCAGTCAACACCTAGACATTTGTACAACCTCAAAGCTAAGATTCGTCTAGGAAATTTATCAG AGAAAAGTTTGAAGTCATGGAGACCTAACAGGTCTGTTCCTGTAAACACAAGGACTACTTCCTCTGAAGGGTCGCTAAAGCAAAACAACCAGCCT CTGAAAGTTCCTAATTTTATTGGAGGAAAATTTGTCGAGTCACAAGGGTCTACTATAATTGATGTGATAAATCCT GCAACACAAGAGGTTGTTTCTGAAGTTCCGTTAACCACCTATGAAGAGTTCAAGGATGCAGTTATTGCAGCAAAGAAAGCTTTTCCTTCATGGAAGAACACCCCAATTGCCACTCGTCAACGCATCATGTTCAAACTCCAGGAGCTTATTCACAGGGATATG GATAAGCTTGCAATGAATATTACCTTAGAACAGGGTAAGACACTCAAAGGTGCCCAGGGTGATGTACTTCGTGGTTTAG AGGTAGTTGAGCATGCCTGTGGAATGGCAACTTTGCAAATGGGGGAGTTTGTTCCTAATGCATGCAATGGAATTGATACGTACTGCATTAGAGAACCACTTGGTGTTTGTGCTGGGATATGCCCTTTTAACTTTCCAGCTATGATTCCCTTGTGG ATGTTCCCCATTGCTGTTACATGTGGAAATACATTTGTTCTTAAGCCATGTGAGAAAAATCCAG GGGCCTCAATGATACTTGCAGCACTGGCTATGGAGGCTGGTTTGCCTGATGGTGTCTTAAATATTGTTCATGGCACCAAT GATATTGTTAATTACATATGTGATGACGATGATATAAAAGCTATATCATTCATTGGTTCAGACATT GCTGGCATGCACATACATGCTAGGGCAGCTGCTAGAGGCAAACGTGTTCAG TCCAATATAGGAGGAAAAAATCATGCAATTATCATGCCGGACGCAAGCATGGATGATACTTTGAATGCTTTGGTCGCTGCTGGTTTTGGTGCTGCAGGACAACGGTGTATGGCTCTGAGCACAGCTATTTTTGTTGGAGGATCAGTAGCATG GGAAGACGAACTTGTGGAGCGTGCAAAAGCACTTAAAGTGAATGCAGGCACTGATCCTACTGCAGACATTGGTCCAGTGATTAGCAAAGAG GTAAAGGATCGCATATGCAGATTAGTTCAGAGTGGGGTTGACAATGGTGCTAGGCTTCTTCTTGATGGGAGAAACATTGTG GTTCCAGGATATGAGAAAGGAAGTTTTGTTGGTCCTATTATCTTATGTGATGTGACGGTCAACATGGATTGCTACAAG GAAGAAATTTTTGGCCCAGTTCTTCTTTGTATGCAG GCTGACAGTCTAGAAGAGGCTATAACCATTGTAAATAAAAACAG GTATGGTAATGGAGCATCAATATTTACATCATCTGGTGTTGCTGCAAGAAAGTTCCAGAATGATATTGACGCTGGGATG GTTGGAATCAATGTTCCTGTTCCAGTTCCAGTGCCATTTTCCTCATCTAATGAACCAAAGGCTTCTTTTACTGGCGATCTCAATTTTTGTG GAAAGACAAGTGTGCAATTTTATACCCAGATTAAAACAGTGGCACAGCAATGGGGGGGCTTACCTAGCCTAGGAGTGTCATTATCCATTCTTACATCATTTGATGTGGAAGCAAACCAAGGAATTTCTTCTGCACCTGAGAGAGGTTTACCTAATGAGAGAGTGTCCCCAAATATGTCAATAGCATCAGAGAGAGATTCCCCAAAGCATGGAGAACTACTGCCAGGATTTACCAAACTCGGGAGCATCATCTATGCCACAAATAGTTGA
- the LOC131183786 gene encoding methylmalonate-semialdehyde dehydrogenase [acylating], mitochondrial-like isoform X3, with translation MEYMGQYKMLPPESGTFQDREELIKYVRDFGASQGYVVTIKKSRKDRRVILGCDRGGVYRNRRKIEESQRKRKACSRLINCPFEAIGKKEDDVWVLTIKNGDHNHEPLKDMSEHPYSRRFSEEEVRQIKMMTDAGVKPRQVLKALKQSNPELQSTPRHLYNLKAKIRLGNLSEKSLKSWRPNRSVPVNTRTTSSEGSLKQNNQPLKVPNFIGGKFVESQGSTIIDVINPATQEVVSEVPLTTYEEFKDAVIAAKKAFPSWKNTPIATRQRIMFKLQELIHRDMDKLAMNITLEQGKTLKGAQGDVLRGLEVVEHACGMATLQMGEFVPNACNGIDTYCIREPLGVCAGICPFNFPAMIPLWMFPIAVTCGNTFVLKPCEKNPGASMILAALAMEAGLPDGVLNIVHGTNDIVNYICDDDDIKAISFIGSDIAGMHIHARAAARGKRVQSNIGGKNHAIIMPDASMDDTLNALVAAGFGAAGQRCMALSTAIFVGGSVAWEDELVERAKALKVNAGTDPTADIGPVISKEVKDRICRLVQSGVDNGARLLLDGRNIVVPGYEKGSFVGPIILCDVTVNMDCYKEEIFGPVLLCMQADSLEEAITIVNKNRYGNGASIFTSSGVAARKFQNDIDAGMERQVCNFIPRLKQWHSNGGAYLA, from the exons ATGGAGTATATGGGTCAGTATAAAATGCTTCCTCCAGAATCTGGAACTTTTCAAGATCGTGAAGAGCTCATAAAATATGTTCGTGACTTTGGGGCTAGTCAAGGATATGTGGTAACCATTAAAAAGTCTAGGAAGGACCGGAGAGTTATCCTTGGTTGTGATAGAGGAGGTGTTTATCGTAATAGGCGCAAGATTGAAGAAAGCCAGCGTAAAAGAAAAGCATGTTCACGGCTTATAAATTGTCCATTTGAAGCAATTGGTAAGAAGGAAGATGATGTGTGGGTACTTACTATTAAAAATGGAGACCACAACCATGAACCTTTAAAAGACATGTCAGAGCATCCTTATAGTCGTCgattttctgaagaggaggttaGGCAAATTAAAATGATGACTGATGCTGGTGTAAAACCGCGACAAGTCCTGAAAGCACTTAAGCAAAGCAATCCTGAGTTGCAGTCAACACCTAGACATTTGTACAACCTCAAAGCTAAGATTCGTCTAGGAAATTTATCAG AGAAAAGTTTGAAGTCATGGAGACCTAACAGGTCTGTTCCTGTAAACACAAGGACTACTTCCTCTGAAGGGTCGCTAAAGCAAAACAACCAGCCT CTGAAAGTTCCTAATTTTATTGGAGGAAAATTTGTCGAGTCACAAGGGTCTACTATAATTGATGTGATAAATCCT GCAACACAAGAGGTTGTTTCTGAAGTTCCGTTAACCACCTATGAAGAGTTCAAGGATGCAGTTATTGCAGCAAAGAAAGCTTTTCCTTCATGGAAGAACACCCCAATTGCCACTCGTCAACGCATCATGTTCAAACTCCAGGAGCTTATTCACAGGGATATG GATAAGCTTGCAATGAATATTACCTTAGAACAGGGTAAGACACTCAAAGGTGCCCAGGGTGATGTACTTCGTGGTTTAG AGGTAGTTGAGCATGCCTGTGGAATGGCAACTTTGCAAATGGGGGAGTTTGTTCCTAATGCATGCAATGGAATTGATACGTACTGCATTAGAGAACCACTTGGTGTTTGTGCTGGGATATGCCCTTTTAACTTTCCAGCTATGATTCCCTTGTGG ATGTTCCCCATTGCTGTTACATGTGGAAATACATTTGTTCTTAAGCCATGTGAGAAAAATCCAG GGGCCTCAATGATACTTGCAGCACTGGCTATGGAGGCTGGTTTGCCTGATGGTGTCTTAAATATTGTTCATGGCACCAAT GATATTGTTAATTACATATGTGATGACGATGATATAAAAGCTATATCATTCATTGGTTCAGACATT GCTGGCATGCACATACATGCTAGGGCAGCTGCTAGAGGCAAACGTGTTCAG TCCAATATAGGAGGAAAAAATCATGCAATTATCATGCCGGACGCAAGCATGGATGATACTTTGAATGCTTTGGTCGCTGCTGGTTTTGGTGCTGCAGGACAACGGTGTATGGCTCTGAGCACAGCTATTTTTGTTGGAGGATCAGTAGCATG GGAAGACGAACTTGTGGAGCGTGCAAAAGCACTTAAAGTGAATGCAGGCACTGATCCTACTGCAGACATTGGTCCAGTGATTAGCAAAGAG GTAAAGGATCGCATATGCAGATTAGTTCAGAGTGGGGTTGACAATGGTGCTAGGCTTCTTCTTGATGGGAGAAACATTGTG GTTCCAGGATATGAGAAAGGAAGTTTTGTTGGTCCTATTATCTTATGTGATGTGACGGTCAACATGGATTGCTACAAG GAAGAAATTTTTGGCCCAGTTCTTCTTTGTATGCAG GCTGACAGTCTAGAAGAGGCTATAACCATTGTAAATAAAAACAG GTATGGTAATGGAGCATCAATATTTACATCATCTGGTGTTGCTGCAAGAAAGTTCCAGAATGATATTGACGCTGGGATG GAAAGACAAGTGTGCAATTTTATACCCAGATTAAAACAGTGGCACAGCAATGGGGGGGCTTACCTAGCCTAG
- the LOC110634493 gene encoding kinesin-like protein KIN-14R: MDDTQFNNPYQDPETLFPNSSVSEVFEWGNDVKLDEESKDSVIDGDWDSLVDSMLCDSNSRLIPSGFARSNCTDEIVMFVNAGCEASIEADSTVKFLGDTNFEGGNVLRTNELINEAVDYPFIYQSARLGNFCYRFDNLPSGGYLVDLHFAEIINTNGPKGMRVFNVFMQEEKVLTEFDIFSVVGANKPLQLVESMVSVKDDGILVIRFEGVMGSPVVSGICVRKAPKVSVPCTSQEHLKCNNCAAEIEVSSDQKKLMRTKATDKYEKKIQELITECQRKTNECHEAWMSLTTANEQLEKTRMELDNKTFETRSLVQTMGKQSENLRNITSIYERDKKYWAAAVKNLQEKIKMMKEEQCQLSREAHECAGSIPQLNNMVTGVKALVAQCEDLKAKYSEEQAKRKELYNQIQEAKGNIRVFCRCRPLIKEEIPAGYKMVVDFEAAKDGDLGILTGGSTRKTFKFDRVYTPNDNQVDVFADASPLVISVLDGYNVCIFAYGQTGTGKTFTMEGTEQNRGVNYRTLEQLFKISKERSETFTYSLSVSVLEVYNEQIRDLLATSPTSKKLEIKQSSEGSHHVPGIVEAKVDNLKEVWNVLQAGSNARSVGSNNVNEHSSRSHCMLCVMVKAKNLMNGECTKSKLWLVDLAGSERLAKTDVQGERLKEAQNINRSLSALGDVIYALATKSSHIPYRNSKLTHLLQDSLGGDSKTLMFVQISPSEQDLSETLSSLNFATRVRGIELGPAKKQIDTSELQKMKAMLDKVRQESKSKDELLRKTEESLQNLESKARGKDHIYKNQLERIKELEGQLELKSNLYSQSEKQVSQLSDKLKGREEICNALHQKVKELENKVRERQQSDSAAFQQKVKELENKLKEQARESEFHSLTLQNKVKELERTLMDHEHNSETVLLQQKIKELEDKLREQEKQLQCMQNQDFPGIIRATPNAGKTCMRDDEFLRSSSSYVLRSSNSINCPSSHGSALPKGNDTLVHESRKKRQYRSGEIENNPPKIARVMRTAKPVTVAAPGPLTHKRIKRDQGQGIKERDAKKKIWSR, translated from the exons ATGGATGATACCCAATTCAACAATCCGTACCAAGACCCAGAAACCCTATTCCCAAATTCCTCTGTTTCTGAGGTTTTTGAGTGGGGGAATGATGTCAAATTGGACGAAGAAAGTAAAGATTCCGTCATTGATGGAGATTGGGATTCCTTGGTTGATTCCATGCTTTGTGACTCAAATTCAAGACTAATCCCATCTGGGTTTGCTAGGTCGAATTGCACAG ATGAAATTGTGATGTTTGTAAATGCTGGATGTGAAGCTTCAATTGAAGCAGATTCCACTGTCAAATTTCTGGGTGACACCAATTTTGAAGGAGGAAATGTTTTACGAACCAATGAGCTTATAAATGAGGCCGTAGATTACCCATTCATCTATCAGTCTGCAAGATTGGGTAACTTTTGTTATCGGTTCGATAATCTTCCTTCCGGAGGCTATCTTGTTGATCTTCATTTCGCAGAGATTATAAATACAAATGGGCCTAAGGGAATGAGAGTATTCAATGTATTCATGCAGGAAGAGAAG GTCTTAACAGAATTTGATATCTTTTCTGTTGTTGGAGCCAATAAGCCGTTGCAATTAGTTGAATCAATGGTCTCAGTGAAGGATGATGGAATACTTGTTATAAGATTTGAAGGGGTTATGGGAAGCCCAGTTGTTAGTGGAATTTGCGTAAGGAAAGCGCCTAAGGTGTCAG TTCCTTGCACGTCACAAGAACATCTCAAATGCAACAATTGTGCTGCTGAGATTGAAGTTTCATCAGATCAG AAGAAACTCATGCGGACAAAAGCTACAGACAAATATGAAAAGAAGATACAAGAACTCATTACTGAGTGCCAGCGCAAGACAAATGAATGTCATGAGGCTTGGATGTCGTTGACTACGGCAAATGAACAGCTGGAGAAGACTAGAATGGAACTTGATAATAAGACCTTTGAGACCCGCTCTTTAG TTCAAACTATGGGGAAACAATCTGAAAATCTGAGGAATATTACCAGCATATATGAACGTGATAAAAAATACTGGGCAGCAGCAGTCAAGAATTTACAAGAAAAAATTAAA ATGATGAAGGAAGAGCAATGTCAGCTTTCTCGTGAGGCACATGAATGTGCTGGTTCTATACCTCAGTTGAATAACATGGTCACAGGAGTTAAGGCATTGG ttGCACAATGTGAAGATCTCAAGGCAAAGTATAGTGAAGAGCAAGCAAAGAGAAAGGAGCTGTATAACCAAATTCAGGAGGCTAAAG GAAATATCAGGGTTTTCTGCCGGTGTCGCCCATTAATTAAGGAGGAGATACCAGCTGGATATAAAATGGTTGTTGACTTTGAAGCAGCAAAGGATGGAGATCTTGGGATTCTAACTGGTGGCTCCACTAGAAAGACTTTTAAATTTGACAGGGTTTACACACCAAACGATAACCAAG TTGATGTATTTGCGGATGCCTCGCCACTGGTCATCTCAGTGCTAGATGGGTACAATGTTTGTATATTTGCATATGGTCAAACGGGAACAGGAAAGACGTTTACAATGGAGGGCACTGAGCAAAACAGGGGAGTCAATTATCGAACTCTTgagcaattatttaaaatttccaaGGAAAGGAGTGAAACTTTCACGTACAGTTTATCTGTTAGTGTGCTTGAAGTCTATAATGAGCAAATCAGGGACTTGTTGGCTACATCTCCAACATCAAAGAA GTTGGAGATCAAACAATCTTCTGAAGGGTCCCATCATGTTCCCGGCATTGTAGAAGCTAAAGTTGATAACTTGAAGGAAGTGTGGAATGTACTGCAGGCTGGAAGCAATGCTCGATCTGTTGGATCCAATAATGTCAATGAACACAGCAGTCGGTCTCACTG TATGCTATGTGTAATGGTAAAAGCAAAGAACTTGATGAATGGTGAATGCACCAAGAGCAAGCTTTGGCTTGTAGATCTGGCAGGCAGTGAGAGGCTGGCAAAAACTGATGTGCAAGGGGAACGGCTTAAGGAAGCTCAAAATATTAACAGATCCCTTTCCGCTCTTGGAGATGTTATATATGCTTTAGCAACTAAAAGTAGTCATATTCCATACAG GAACTCTAAGTTGACACATCTACTTCAAGATTCCTTAG GGGGTGACTCCAAAACTTTGATGTTTGTGCAAATTAGCCCCTCAGAGCAGGACTTGAGTGAGACTCTGAGTTCGTTAAATTTTGCAACTAGGGTTCGAGGGATTGAGTTGGGCCCTGCAAAGAAGCAAATTGATACAAGTGAGCTTCAGAAGATGAAAGCAATG CTTGATAAAGTAAGGCAGGAATCCAAATCCAAAGATGAACTGTTAAGGAAGACAGAAGAGAGCTTACAAAACCTGGAGAGCAAGGCAAGGGGCAAAGACCATATTTACAAAAACCAGCTAGAGAGGATCAAAGAACTTGAAGGCCAACTTGAACTGAAGTCTAACTTGTATAGCCAGTCAGAGAAGCAAGTCTCACAACTTTCAGATAAATTGAAGGGGAGGGAAGAGATTTGCAATGCTCTCCACCAAAAG GTCAAGGAACTAGAGAACAAGGTTAGAGAGCGACAGCAGTCAGATTCTGCTGCTTTTCAGCAGAAG GTTAAGGAACTTGAGAACAAGCTGAAAGAGCAAGCACGAGAGTCTGAATTTCATTCCCTCACACTTCAAAATAAG GTTAAGGAGCTAGAGAGAACATTGATGGATCATGAACATAACTCGGAGACCGTGTTACTTCAGCAAAAG ATTAAGGAGCTAGAAGACAAGCTGAGAGAACAAGAAAAGCAATTACAGTGTATGCAAAATCAAGATTTTCCTGGTATAATAAGGGCCACACCTAATGCAGGAAAAACCTGCATGAGAGATGATGAATTCCTGAGGAGTTCATCAAGTTATGTCCTGAGGAGTTCAAACTCAATTAACTGTCCATCAAGTCATGGCTCTGCACTGCCAAAAGGAAATGATACTCTCGTCCATGAGTCAAGGAAGAAAAGACAATACAGAAGTGGAGAAATAGAGAACAATCCGCCTAAAATTGCTAGGGTTATGAGAACAGCAAAGCCAGTGACAGTTGCTGCTCCAGGGCCATTGACTCACAAGAGAATTAAAAGAGATCAGGGACAAGGAATTAAGGAGAGGGATGCTAAGAAAAAGATTTGGTCTAGATAG